TGGCCCTTGGGATAGATGGCCTGTGATGTGTCCAGTGGCCATTGTGTTATCGTGGGCGGCCTTGCGGGATGGAATCCGAGATGCTTTGAGCCATGTGCTGCTTTTGTCACCATCCCACTATGGCTCCTATTTCTGGGACCTCCTTATGAGGCAGGCCTCACCCAGAACCTAAACCCTGTGACTGCTTTGTAGGTCCAGAAGACCAGACAGTGCTATTGGTGGCCGTTCCTGACTTCAGCGTCACACAGACCGCTTGCCTGGTAAACCTACGCAGCCTGGCCTGCCAGCCCGTCAGTTTTGCAGGCTTTGGAGCAGAGGACGACACCCTGGGGTGGGACCCCTGAATGTgagccttataaataaataaagcgtgAATGTTTACAATTCTGAGCCTTGAGTGCCTGGACTCATGTGCGATGGGACTCACAGGGAGCCCATGCAGCCCGTCAGCCTCCCCTCCCTGAGCTGGTCAGAACAGCAGCCATCATTGCCATGAGCTTGTTTATTGGTGTGACCTTGGCTTTCTTGCCCGCTCCCGCCCAGAGCTGGGCGCTGGAACTGAAGTATCTGGTTCTGGAGTTGCGGCGGCCTCCTGCTGCCCACCAGGCCTCTGCCAGTGCAGGCTTGCAAAGTGCTGCTGCAACTTGAGCTGGGACGGGGCTTCGGGGCCCTGATCTCAGAAATCCCCAAAGTTTACTGTGTAGGTCTCCACTGTTGTGAATGGAAATGTGGGGCTGGTGgccatctcctcttcctcctccccctcgtcttcctcttcctccagctCAAACTCAGTCCCAAGCTCTGTCACCACCTCTGTGTAGGTCTCAGTTTCTGACCCTTCCCAGCCCACAGTGGACGTGGGCAGAAGGCCCTCAGGCCCCCAGGTAACACCTGGCAAGGGGGCCGAGGTGGTAGTAGGGGTAGGGGTAGGAGGGCTCGTGGCAGGGCTCGTGGTGTTGAGGCGCTGCCGCCTCAGCTGTTCTCGAAGGCGGAGCCGGTACTGCAGGCGCCGCCGCTGCATGCGCCGCTGCTGGGGGGTCATGGGGCGTGAGGGGTCGACGCGGGGGATGGGCCGGTTCCCATTCATAGCCAAGATCTCACGAATGCGTTTCCAGTTGGAGCGAGCCAGGATGAAGTTGCACTGGGTGGCCCCAATGTCATAGTCCACATTGCAGGTCTTGGCGCTTGAGGTGTAGCCCTCTGCTTGGGCTGTCACCCGGTACTCACCTGGGTTCAAGATGCGCCAGTAATCACCTCTACTTGCTGCACAAAGAAGACAAGACTGGCTGTCCCAGGACTGCTCCAGCGCCCACCTTCTCTCATCCTCCAGGCCCGCCCTTCCCTCTGCCCCAGGCCTAACATCTCCCACTTTGCCAAGGCCATGCTCAGAGCCTCTGTTGCTGCTAAGGCGAGTCAAGATGTGCACGCAGGAGCCATGTgtgatggcatgtgcctgtaatctcagtacttaggaaactgaggcaagagaaatgtaagccagcctgggctatgtagtaacatctcaaaaaaaatatatatatatgtacatatacatatatatacacatatgcatgcaaaataCCTGTCTTCACACCATGGTTAATGCCATTCACAGAAATGGTGGCATTGGCAATGGGGACGCCTTGCTCATCTGTCACCACACCCTTGATGCCACGGTGTACctgcaggagggagggaagccgTGTGGGCCACGTGAACGTGCTGTATCCAGGGCCCTCCAGCGTCACCCTCGGCAGCGGGCGGCCCTACCTGCTCCATGAAGGTGAGCAGCGCTTCCTTGTTGTTCTCCCACTCGCGAGGCAGCTCGCTCTCGTGGGGGAACTTGTCGCAGCCCAGGTAGATGGAGAGCTCCAGGCAGTTGGTATGCAGGTAACTGAAGTCATTGATTGCTAGGCAGACAGAGACCCACAGTCACCACTTCCCCTTGGCCACACGTGCCCCTCGGCCCCTCCCAAGCTTACTCACTCCCCGACCGGGGATTCCACTTGGCGCCATTGACGATGCCCATGCCACTGGTGTAGTCCTGGGCCTGGCACCCTCCCTGGTAGGGCTCAGTCATGGTGAGGTGGGTCGAGGCGTAAGAAATGGCCAGCCAGCGGAAAATCGCGTGGTCTGGGGTCTCCTGGGCCTCGGACGTCTCCTCGTCGTCCTCTCCGCGGGCAGCAGCCATGGCTGCAGCCAGCAGCTGCTCCTGGCTAGGTGTCCGCGCCATGTCGTAAGGGTAGGACACGAGCCGCTCGCCACCATTCAGGTTTGCTCCCAGCACAAACGGGTTCTTTTCCATCCAGGCAATGATGGCCCGGACCTCTGTGGACACCTAAGGGTGGCCAGTGTGGGAGGTTGTGTCCCTCTCCATCGGGAGCCCCACACCAGTGCCATACTGCCCTCACCCCGTCCCTGCCCCTCTGACTCTTCCCTCTGCCCCCAAGGGTCTCAGTGCCCGCAACTTCGTTGCCTGCCAGCTCCCTCCCAGCCAGCCCAGAACGACAGGACTTGCTCCTCACCGTGGCCTCTGGGGACAGGTACCGGTCAGGGATGGGCAAGTTATTGTTGGGAACCCGGTAGGGGACCCATTTCCTCTCCTCAGCTGCCCAGAGCACAGAGTTGAGATCCGGAAAGTCCTCAAAGATGTCAAAGCCCTCCTCAGTCCACAGCCCCAACGCCCAATTCCCGAACTCTGAACCCTGTGGAGAGTCAGCAAGTGACTACAGGGGAGTCCATCCACACCCCCCCGTCTCCACCCACCCCTGGCCAGCTCCATCCCGCAACCCACCATTTGTGCCGCCACCTCATAGCCGTCAGGATTCAGCGAGGGCACCAAGTGGATGCGCGTGTCCTGCACCAGGCTGCGCACTCGAGGGTTCCCGTCCCGGTACTCGCGGCAAAGGTACTGcatgagcagcagcagcagctcccggCCCAGGACTTCATTGCCGTGGATCCCCGCTGTGTAACGGAACTCGGGCTCCCCTGCGAGGGCAGAAGCCACAGCAAACATTCAGCCTGGCGAGGCCCAGGCATCTGAGAAGGTTCCTCATCCCACCTTGTCCCTGAAGGGCTCAGGGGAGGCTGAGGTTACTGGTACTTGGTAAGGCAAGCCTCAATCGCCAGAAGATTCCAGAAGCAGGTAGAAAGTGGTAAGCTCTGCATGCCCAGCTGGGGGTGGGAGAGGCATGGATAGGATGATGCCCTCACCCAGCTCATGCTCCCCAGGGTTGTCTGAGATCTCCATGGCATAGATCTTTAGCCCTCGtgagctcttgcccaggctgtaTGTGCGGGTGATGGTGGGGCATTCCTCGTTCACCGCCTTCATCAGCTGGCAGAGACAAGACACGACATCATAGACCAGGTCTCTCCCACTATCCTGGTCCATTCTATGGGACAGGGCAGgagtctccagcccctctcaggTACTCCCAGGTACCAGCTCCCTCCCCTAAGGCAAAGGATGGCCTCCAGGAGAGCCCAAGAACTGTAAGGATAGCATTAAGCATCAGCTTCCCTGACCACCCCCCCCATCCCAACACACACCCAAAGTCCATCCCAGCATGGGACTCAGGCTTCTCACCTGACGCATGTCCTTGTAGCTGTGATGCCGGAAGTCCAGGTCGTCAGTGGCTACCACCTCGTTCTGTGCATAGTAGCTGTGGACAGCTGCCGAGAAACAGACGTGCAGGGCCTGAGCCAGCTGCCCACTGACCCCACGTCCATGTCATACACAGCCATCCCAAAGCCCGGCCTGTCCCTCTGTACTCACGGGTGACAGGGCAGCCCAGCACCTCCAGGCGCATGCACAGGCTACCATTCCAAGTGAGTGGGAAGATGCGGATGAAGCGAGCCACTACGGGCTCAGGAAGCTCACTCAGTACAGGCGTGTCCTTGTCCACGTTCCCGTGGAAGGTCTGGGGAGAGGCAGGCCTCAGTGCAGCAcgccacccccccaaaaaaagctcaGTGTGGCCCAGGCAAGAGAGTAGCACCCACCATTTCCTCATAGCCGTTGGTGTACATCACCCACGTCTGGCTGTCGTTGCTGAAGCCCACGAAGAAGGTGGTCACAAAGTCGTCACTGTGGAGCAGATGTGGTCAGCGCAAGGCTGCTCCTGTCTGAGGTCCCACATTTCCTGGGCCAGCATAGCTTGACCATCATGAATGAGTCAGGTCCCGTGCCTGGCCGTGGGTGGTGGTTATAGAGCTTGCATGCCCATCTGAACATGGGGTCTGACTAGCCATGGCTGGCTGTACAGGGTCGGCCCCTCGtggattcttttttaatttttaacttatttatttgcaagcagagagagaatggcacaccaggacctgtagccactgcaaacgaaccccagacacacacCTGTGTCCCTGGTGCATCTGATCtatgcgggtcctgggaaatcgaacctgggtccttaggcttcgcaggcaaacgccttaaccacttagccatctctccagccctccccccgcATGGATCTTCCTGTTGCGGTTGAGGGCTGACTAGAATGTACGCAATGTCTCAGAGCTGTACTGAAGTCCTGCCCACGGCCTAGGAACCCATCTACATACTGGACAGTAGAGTCGCGGCCCTGGGTGATGATGCCTGTGAATCGGGTTGTCCTTCTGGTATCCACCTCAATCCACTGGGTCTGCGACTCGTCCTCGGCGCACCACGCCCCATCGTAGTAGTCGTCCTCATTGGCACCGGCCTGTCAGACAGGAGGCTGAGCAGGGGCAGGAGCGCCTGTGTCTACTGGGGTTCGGACTGTCTCCTCACCCACCTGCATGTTGAGCCGGCCCCGCTGTGGTCCAAGGCCATGGCGCAGCATGGAAGAGGCACGGATCTGGTTGTCCTCAATACGATGGGACTCCATCCCAATGGGTGGGCACTCTAAGGATGCACACACTGAGCTAGTGGCTCTCGGGCTCAACCCTCCATCAATCCAGAGTCAACAGGCTCACAGACCATGCCCCTCATGTGGGGGCGCCAGTCAGAGGCTGCTGTGCAGCCTGTGGCTCCGCAGACTCCACCCATCTCAAGAGGACTCAGACCCAGGTCAGGAGCTGTTCTGCCAGCCTACCTCCCCTGCCTGGGTCTTGAATGCGCTGTCTGGGGATGATGAGATGGTGCATAAGTCTCACCATAAATCCTACCacggaggtggggggggggcagagggacTTTGCCCAGATGAGGCCCCAGAAGGATTCCCGGGAAGGCAGCCAGAGATGCTCCCCACCCAAAGCCCTGGGTCAATCCCCACTACCACCCCTACCCCAGCTGCTAGAGGGCAAGAAACTCTGCCCCTTGAAGCAGGCCAGAGAACAGGCGCAGCCGAGCAAGGCTGCCCTCGGCTCACAGACCACTCCCTTCTGTGCCGCAAGAATCCAAGAGCAAGGACTTCCAGGGGGCCAGAACTCATCAGGAATGTCATGGTCTCATGTGTGATCTTGGGTGGGTCACTGTGCCTGCTTAACCaccacctccccccaccacatacacacccatCCCAGCCCCACTCACTGACTTTCTCCACTGGAGcccactcctccacatcctcgccgGGATGGGgccctgctgcaaacaaaggGAGGGACTAAAGCCAGGGGCCTGAGGCGGCAAGAGGCCAGGTGCTGTCCCATGGGAACCAGCCACACACCTTTGTTGTCCTTGCCCCTCTCCACAGCCCACTTGTCTTCCGTCTCCTCCTTGAGGctacttccttcctttttggGTTTCTCTGGAGGGTACAACGTAGGAGAGGCCAGTTAGCATAGCCCTGTACTTTAAGAGGTGGGGGGGTCAGGCTGACAAGTAGCTGATTAGTTGGATCTAGCGGGATGTGGGGGTCAGGATGAGCTGGGGGCATGTTGGTGGTCAGGCTGAGTTGGGGGACACACTGGGGATGCGGCTGAGCTGGGGAACATAGGAGGTGACAGGTCTGGTAGAGCGGTCACACTCACTcagctcttccttttcttcatccaCTTCCAGTCCAACATCTGGCTTGGGGGGCGGAGGATGGGGGAAGTAATAGTCCACTATAGGAGAAAAAGCCTGGTTAGGGTGACCCTTATCCTGCGACGGGCCTTGGCTCCAGACTTCACAGGAGCCCATGTGGCATGCCTGagcaggagggaggcagggagctgGGGGATCGgccaaggagaggagagagagagacccttggGGTGGGGAGCCAGGTGGGAGAGGCAAGACTCTGCCAAGGTCACTAGCAAACTCGCCCACCTTACGAGGTCTGGCCTGAGGAAAGGAAGACACTGATGATAGAGAATAGTGCCAAGGCAGGTGGCATATCTGGCTGGGATCTGGCACCTGATGCCAGAagggggcaggccttgagatcTAAGCCTGAGGCCAGGGTTGGAGGCACCAGTGGACACCTAGGGGCAGGAAGATGGCAAAGGCCTGTGCACGCCTGCTGCCCAGAAGGGAGAGGATCTGAGAGCTCCACCAGGACCTGAGGTAGAGCAGGAACCACAGAAAGGCAACGCCCTCTGGTGAGACCAGTGGCAATGTGCTGCCAGGATGGGGAAGGCCAGGCTCACGTGGGGTGAGGGGGCTAAAAGCAAGACCCAGGGACACCCCTGGTGAGGGCAAGAGCTTGGAAAGTGGGCAGGGAAGGCCCAGTGCCCCACCCACACTCGGGGCCCCAGATCTTCCGTTCTTGGGCTCCAGGGTCCTGGACACTCACTGCCGTCATAGTTGGGGATCACGTAGCCATCCCCATAGTCGGGAGGCAGCAGGGGCTTCAGAGGCGGCTCTGTGGAGGTGAGGAGATGGGAGTGGGCCGGCGGACTTCCCCTGACCCCGAGACCTGCCCTCCTGCCTCCCGTCCTACCGATCTCCTCCTTGCGGTCCTCCTTCTCCTCGGCCTTCTCTTCGGGGCGCTCTGGCCAGAGCCGCTTCCTGCTAGGTGGTGGCCTGGGCTGCTTCTGGCGCCGGATGTACTCAACTGAGGGGAAGGAGGGCTGTAAGCCGCCAAGCTCGGGAAGGAGTCACGGGGCCCAAGCCGGAGTCTGAGGCCCACGAGGAACAGCGGCCACTCACAGTCCTCGTAATCCTCCCGCTCTATCTGGTCATTGTAGTCCAGCGTGGGCATCTCGGTCTCCTCCTCTGGCTCTGGGGAGAAGATACCAGTGGCCGCCTGACAACCCCACCCAGGCGCGCTCTAGGGAACACCCCAGTCCAGCAGGACAGGGCGGCTAGTTACACTGAGGCCAAGATGACAGCCACTCACCAGGTCGGTGCTCCTGGGCTCTCGTCTGGGTTTCTCCTTGACCTTGCCAGTTATTTGAGAAGGCTCCCTCTGCAACACAGAAGCCCCACAGACCTTGTGGAAACCCTCCTAAGGCCTCAGTTTGTTCCAAGATGGCATGAACACCTTCTGGCGTCCCCTGGGGCCAGAGAGGTACACCCCCTTCTGGAGAGCCCTGCCATAAAGCTGCTGCtggcaaaaggaaggaaggggcaagGCATGGAGGACCCCCACCCCATAAGCTGCCAAGCTCACTCCCTGCCCATGAGGCTGCAGCACTGAGAGAACTTACTGGTCAAACTGTCAAGATCATGACAAAGTACAAGATCCAGAGCCCACCCTACCCAAGGTCCTGCCCTCACTCTTCCATGTCCCCAGAATTAAGAGCCCCAAAGGATCGTGGCACAAACCTCCCTCCTGGGGCAGCTCCTCCGGGCCAGGGTTAGATGGCAGTAGCACTTGCCACTCCAGGT
This genomic interval from Jaculus jaculus isolate mJacJac1 chromosome 16, mJacJac1.mat.Y.cur, whole genome shotgun sequence contains the following:
- the Aebp1 gene encoding adipocyte enhancer-binding protein 1 isoform X1; the encoded protein is MAALRTAPRLCSLLLLLLLSLCPEGSPQTVLTDDEIEEFLEGFLEELEPRSREVEVAPSPEPTQRARKSQAGGKPGVAAEVPPEKAKNKGKKGKKEKGLKGTKQPLEGPTRPPKKGKEKPPKATKKPKEKPPKATKKPKEKPPKATKKPKEKPLKATKKPLAGKRLTTLPPLENLEWQVLLPSNPGPEELPQEGEGAFSNNWQGQGETQTRAQEHRPEPEEETEMPTLDYNDQIEREDYEDFEYIRRQKQPRPPPSRKRLWPERPEEKAEEKEDRKEEIEPPLKPLLPPDYGDGYVIPNYDGMDYYFPHPPPPKPDVGLEVDEEKEELKKPKKEGSSLKEETEDKWAVERGKDNKAGPHPGEDVEEWAPVEKVKCPPIGMESHRIEDNQIRASSMLRHGLGPQRGRLNMQAGANEDDYYDGAWCAEDESQTQWIEVDTRRTTRFTGIITQGRDSTVHDDFVTTFFVGFSNDSQTWVMYTNGYEEMTFHGNVDKDTPVLSELPEPVVARFIRIFPLTWNGSLCMRLEVLGCPVTPVHSYYAQNEVVATDDLDFRHHSYKDMRQLMKAVNEECPTITRTYSLGKSSRGLKIYAMEISDNPGEHELGEPEFRYTAGIHGNEVLGRELLLLLMQYLCREYRDGNPRVRSLVQDTRIHLVPSLNPDGYEVAAQMGSEFGNWALGLWTEEGFDIFEDFPDLNSVLWAAEERKWVPYRVPNNNLPIPDRYLSPEATVSTEVRAIIAWMEKNPFVLGANLNGGERLVSYPYDMARTPSQEQLLAAAMAAARGEDDEETSEAQETPDHAIFRWLAISYASTHLTMTEPYQGGCQAQDYTSGMGIVNGAKWNPRSGTINDFSYLHTNCLELSIYLGCDKFPHESELPREWENNKEALLTFMEQVHRGIKGVVTDEQGVPIANATISVNGINHGVKTASRGDYWRILNPGEYRVTAQAEGYTSSAKTCNVDYDIGATQCNFILARSNWKRIREILAMNGNRPIPRVDPSRPMTPQQRRMQRRRLQYRLRLREQLRRQRLNTTSPATSPPTPTPTTTSAPLPGVTWGPEGLLPTSTVGWEGSETETYTEVVTELGTEFELEEEEDEGEEEEEMATSPTFPFTTVETYTVNFGDF
- the Aebp1 gene encoding adipocyte enhancer-binding protein 1 isoform X2, coding for MAALRTAPRLCSLLLLLLLSLCPEGSPQTVLTDDEIEEFLEGFLEELEPRSREVEVAPSPEPTQRARKSQAGGKPGVAAEVPPEKAKNKGKKGKKEKGLKGTKQPLEGPTRPPKKGKEKPPKATKKPKEKPPKATKKPKEKPPKATKKPKEKPLKATKKPLAGKRLTTLPPLENLEWQVLLPSNPGPEELPQEGEGAFSNNWQGQGETQTRAQEHRPEPEEETEMPTLDYNDQIEREDYEDFEYIRRQKQPRPPPSRKRLWPERPEEKAEEKEDRKEEIEPPLKPLLPPDYGDGYVIPNYDGMDYYFPHPPPPKPDVGLEVDEEKEELKKPKKEGSSLKEETEDKWAVERGKDNKGPHPGEDVEEWAPVEKVKCPPIGMESHRIEDNQIRASSMLRHGLGPQRGRLNMQAGANEDDYYDGAWCAEDESQTQWIEVDTRRTTRFTGIITQGRDSTVHDDFVTTFFVGFSNDSQTWVMYTNGYEEMTFHGNVDKDTPVLSELPEPVVARFIRIFPLTWNGSLCMRLEVLGCPVTPVHSYYAQNEVVATDDLDFRHHSYKDMRQLMKAVNEECPTITRTYSLGKSSRGLKIYAMEISDNPGEHELGEPEFRYTAGIHGNEVLGRELLLLLMQYLCREYRDGNPRVRSLVQDTRIHLVPSLNPDGYEVAAQMGSEFGNWALGLWTEEGFDIFEDFPDLNSVLWAAEERKWVPYRVPNNNLPIPDRYLSPEATVSTEVRAIIAWMEKNPFVLGANLNGGERLVSYPYDMARTPSQEQLLAAAMAAARGEDDEETSEAQETPDHAIFRWLAISYASTHLTMTEPYQGGCQAQDYTSGMGIVNGAKWNPRSGTINDFSYLHTNCLELSIYLGCDKFPHESELPREWENNKEALLTFMEQVHRGIKGVVTDEQGVPIANATISVNGINHGVKTASRGDYWRILNPGEYRVTAQAEGYTSSAKTCNVDYDIGATQCNFILARSNWKRIREILAMNGNRPIPRVDPSRPMTPQQRRMQRRRLQYRLRLREQLRRQRLNTTSPATSPPTPTPTTTSAPLPGVTWGPEGLLPTSTVGWEGSETETYTEVVTELGTEFELEEEEDEGEEEEEMATSPTFPFTTVETYTVNFGDF